The Lactuca sativa cultivar Salinas chromosome 2, Lsat_Salinas_v11, whole genome shotgun sequence genome includes a window with the following:
- the LOC111884688 gene encoding uncharacterized protein LOC111884688, with protein sequence MDPELRKVLHISHVVNEDKAGYTSTMLIGEALVWWEATFEALSECDQDKLSCEMFRTRLLGKYCPLDMRRSLEKEFLELKQGGMIVIDYETQFNQKSRFATKYIPTEDNKIQLLLDGLRYEICDFMANRDVLSFDKAVEYARKCEHDLEIRGATLSVPKHPRIDRTIPVSCIPPAQSIQTGPGKQVQTNNTPRRRGRAQSFSLQSPSCRNCGKNHPGECRLEKGSMVCYGCGEVCHMKSVCPMRNVTCFACGVVGYRKRLCPTLTSQMTGSQASVLQSARSQAPVQ encoded by the coding sequence ATGGATCCAGAACTCAGAAAAGTATTACATATCTCTCATGTTGTTAACGAAGACAAGGCTGGTTATACTTCTacaatgctcatcggagaagccttagtctggtgggaagcaacattcGAAGCTCTCAGTGAGTgtgaccaagataaattatcttgtgaaatgttCAGAACTCGCTTGCTAGgaaagtattgtcctctagacatgaggagaAGTTTGGAGAAagaattcctcgagcttaaacagGGAGGAATGATAGTGATTGATTATGAAACGCAATTCAATCAAAAATCACggtttgctacaaagtatattccaactgaagacaATAAAATCCAGTTATTACTAGATGGACTACGGTATGAAATCTGCGATTTCATGGCTAATCGGGATGTTCTGTCATTTGATAAAGCTGTTGAGTATGCTCGAAAGTgtgagcatgacttagaaatacgtgGTGCTACTCTTTCTGTTCCAAAGCATCCACGTATTGATCGAACCATTCCTGTTTCCTGTATTCCACCAGCTCAATCTATTCAGACTGGTCCTGGAAAACAAGTGCAAACTAATAATACCCCTCGTCGGCGCGGTAGGGCACAATCTTTTTCTCTTCAATCGCCATCGTGTCGAAATTGTGGAAAGAATCATCCGGGCGAATGTAGATTAGAAAAAGGATCAATggtctgttatggatgtggagaagtATGCCACATGAAGTCTGTTTGTCCAATGAGGAATGTTACATGCTTTGCTTGTGGTGTTGTTGGCTACAGGAAGCGTCtttgccctactcttactagtcaaatgacgggaagtcaagcttctgttcTACAATCGGCGAGAAGTCAAGCTCCTGTTCAATAA